A single genomic interval of Bradyrhizobium japonicum USDA 6 harbors:
- a CDS encoding IS6 family transposase → MRTAKDPLYRRHRFPPEVISYAVWLYFRFPLSLRMVEEMLAARGIGVTYETVRQWGRKFGKPFSDRIRQRAPARGDKWHLDEVVISIAGEQHWLWRAVDQNGFVLDVLIQRRTRAAQRLMKKLLKSAGTPPRVMITDKLRSYGAARAKMGLHVEHRQHKALNNRAENSHQPTRRRERIMTRFKSSRQAQRFLSVHDQVANLFHIPYPGAATADFRRASRERAFATWREISMTSAIADSRPLRIASFGSAVD, encoded by the coding sequence ATGCGGACTGCCAAGGACCCTCTTTATCGCCGCCATCGCTTCCCACCGGAAGTGATCAGCTATGCCGTTTGGTTGTATTTCCGGTTTCCCTTAAGCTTGCGCATGGTCGAGGAAATGCTGGCGGCGCGTGGCATTGGCGTGACCTATGAAACCGTGCGCCAGTGGGGACGGAAATTCGGCAAGCCGTTCTCCGATCGGATCCGCCAGCGCGCTCCCGCCCGCGGTGACAAATGGCATCTGGACGAGGTCGTTATCTCGATCGCGGGCGAACAACATTGGCTCTGGCGCGCTGTCGACCAGAATGGTTTCGTTCTCGACGTCTTGATCCAGCGTCGGACGCGCGCTGCGCAGCGGCTCATGAAGAAGCTCTTGAAATCCGCCGGCACGCCGCCGCGCGTTATGATCACGGATAAGCTGCGTTCGTACGGCGCTGCGAGGGCGAAGATGGGCTTACACGTCGAACATCGCCAGCACAAAGCTCTCAACAATCGGGCCGAGAATTCTCATCAGCCGACGCGGCGACGCGAGCGGATCATGACGCGCTTCAAATCGTCCCGTCAGGCTCAACGGTTTCTGTCCGTTCACGATCAGGTCGCGAACCTTTTCCACATCCCCTATCCCGGAGCCGCCACCGCCGACTTCCGTCGTGCTTCGCGCGAGCGAGCCTTTGCGACTTGGCGCGAGATCTCCATGACAAGCGCTATCGCCGACTCTCGACCTCTGAGAATCGCCTCCTTCGGCTCGGCGGTCGATTAA
- a CDS encoding PilZ domain-containing protein, with product MVLYNCVVLAIVRFICIEQPRRRKAERFERDEPILVHEGAEPRLVRMADISISGARFIDPAPPPIGASIKCNVYGQNVSATVVRRTRDGFGVRFEDAVATRINVVRAFYAGEYVRAFRSVRAAPVGKALLMRLFG from the coding sequence ATGGTTCTGTACAATTGCGTCGTGCTCGCGATCGTGCGCTTCATCTGCATCGAGCAGCCGCGGCGCCGCAAGGCCGAGCGTTTCGAACGCGACGAGCCGATCCTAGTTCACGAAGGCGCCGAGCCGCGGCTGGTGCGGATGGCCGACATCTCGATTTCGGGCGCGCGCTTCATCGATCCCGCCCCGCCGCCAATCGGCGCCTCGATCAAGTGCAATGTCTATGGCCAGAACGTGAGCGCGACCGTTGTCCGCCGCACTCGCGACGGCTTCGGCGTCCGTTTCGAGGACGCGGTTGCGACGCGGATCAATGTCGTCCGCGCATTCTATGCCGGCGAATATGTCCGCGCCTTCCGCAGCGTGCGCGCGGCGCCGGTCGGCAAGGCGTTGCTGATGCGGCTGTTCGGCTAG
- the qatD gene encoding Qat anti-phage system TatD family nuclease QatD, translated as MIDLHAHLDLYPDPQATTKECVERNLFVLSVTTTPSAWTGTAALAEGASRIRTALGLHPQLAHERRSELALFEDLLPRTRYVGEIGLDGGPELKATWDTQCRVFDNILRMCGSAGGRIMTVHSRRAAGPVLDALASRPDSGISVLHWFSGSRRELQRAIDQGCWFSVGPAMLNGERGRGLAALMPRERMLTESDGPFAQAEGRSLFPWDVAKTEPMLAELWSMGQDEVRDQLMSNLKRLTTQFAPENDRSTSKP; from the coding sequence GTGATCGATCTACATGCGCATCTCGACCTCTATCCGGATCCTCAAGCGACGACGAAGGAGTGCGTCGAGCGCAATCTGTTCGTTCTGTCCGTGACGACTACGCCGTCGGCTTGGACCGGGACAGCCGCACTCGCCGAGGGAGCCTCCCGTATTCGCACCGCGCTCGGTCTGCATCCGCAGCTTGCTCACGAACGCCGGAGCGAACTCGCGCTGTTTGAAGATTTGTTGCCGCGAACAAGATACGTCGGCGAGATCGGCCTCGACGGCGGCCCTGAACTGAAGGCAACGTGGGACACGCAGTGTCGGGTGTTCGACAATATCCTGCGAATGTGCGGATCGGCCGGCGGTCGCATCATGACGGTACATAGCCGCCGCGCAGCAGGCCCCGTCCTCGATGCACTGGCCTCGCGGCCCGATTCCGGCATCTCCGTGCTCCATTGGTTTTCGGGATCGCGCCGCGAACTGCAGCGGGCGATTGACCAAGGTTGCTGGTTCAGCGTCGGTCCGGCCATGCTCAACGGCGAACGAGGTCGCGGGTTGGCTGCACTAATGCCGCGCGAACGAATGTTGACCGAGTCAGATGGGCCTTTCGCGCAGGCAGAGGGGCGCTCGCTCTTTCCTTGGGACGTGGCGAAAACCGAACCGATGCTCGCTGAACTGTGGAGCATGGGCCAGGACGAGGTCCGTGACCAGTTGATGTCGAACCTCAAGCGACTGACGACGCAGTTTGCTCCAGAGAATGACCGGTCAACATCAAAGCCGTAG
- a CDS encoding ClpX C4-type zinc finger protein — translation MTSDVICSFCGMEAQHVLAIVTAPDGAAAICDECVQVCVQAIAARSPEWLEKHRRFVGELGSSGGFQRE, via the coding sequence ATGACCTCGGACGTAATCTGTTCTTTCTGTGGAATGGAGGCGCAGCATGTTCTTGCGATCGTCACCGCTCCTGACGGAGCAGCTGCTATTTGTGATGAATGCGTTCAAGTGTGCGTTCAAGCTATCGCAGCTCGTTCACCTGAATGGTTGGAGAAGCATCGACGGTTCGTCGGGGAGCTAGGGAGCAGCGGCGGCTTTCAGCGGGAATAA
- a CDS encoding condensation domain-containing protein, with amino-acid sequence MSDEEHVFLLTQHHIVSDGGRLGVLVHELSRLYRAFEAGQDDPLPPLAIQYPDYAAWQRQWLSGNGCRSRRSIGATPCQARPVLSCRRTVRGRPSSRLPGASVPVVIDADLTRDLKRLSRQHGTTLFLTVPAGWAAVLSRLSGQDDPPHPLPTELSGPAFHAPEAD; translated from the coding sequence ATGTCGGATGAGGAACACGTCTTCCTGCTGACCCAGCATCACATCGTCTCGGACGGCGGTCGATTGGGCGTGCTGGTGCATGAACTCAGTCGGCTTTACCGGGCGTTCGAGGCTGGACAGGACGATCCTTTGCCGCCGTTGGCGATCCAGTATCCGGATTATGCCGCCTGGCAACGGCAGTGGCTGTCGGGGAACGGCTGCAGAAGCAGGCGAAGTATTGGCGCAACGCCCTGTCAGGCACGGCCCGTCTTGTCTTGCCGACGGACCGTGCGCGGCCGGCCCAGCAGTCGTTTGCCGGGGGCCAGTGTTCCTGTTGTCATCGATGCGGATCTGACGCGGGACTTGAAGCGGCTGAGCCGGCAGCATGGCACGACGTTGTTCCTGACGGTGCCGGCGGGCTGGGCGGCGGTGCTGTCGCGTCTGTCGGGGCAGGACGACCCTCCCCATCCGCTGCCAACAGAACTATCCGGGCCCGCTTTTCACGCTCCGGAAGCTGACTGA